A single genomic interval of Zobellia nedashkovskayae harbors:
- a CDS encoding anti-sigma factor, producing MKEKIKLFLDSDLLESYLLGATTTEETLQVERYLSMYPEVRKTYEELQDNLETYAKMHAVKAPEALKERILSSINKESNFKRNFYRMAVAASFAVLISAGSSYFFWDQNQSLQSENSIVNNKIDDLEETMRAQLEDVRNQFIVLQNPETKKYTVKGNRKAQELKAVAYINPVKRLSYLNVSKLPHLPKDQCYQMWTEVNGEMLNLGIIKEANSQEKLLALPYAEDAVSYITIEPKGGNKSPSVENIVANIAF from the coding sequence ATGAAAGAAAAGATAAAACTATTTTTAGACTCCGATTTACTGGAAAGCTATCTTTTGGGTGCTACAACGACTGAGGAAACATTACAAGTAGAACGTTACTTATCTATGTACCCAGAAGTTCGTAAAACTTATGAAGAGTTGCAAGACAACCTAGAAACGTATGCAAAAATGCATGCCGTTAAAGCTCCAGAAGCCCTTAAAGAAAGAATACTTTCAAGTATCAATAAAGAATCTAACTTTAAAAGAAATTTTTACCGCATGGCAGTTGCTGCCAGTTTTGCCGTATTAATTTCTGCAGGTTCTTCTTATTTCTTCTGGGATCAAAATCAAAGCTTACAATCAGAGAACTCTATTGTTAATAATAAAATTGACGATTTAGAAGAAACGATGCGCGCGCAGTTAGAAGATGTTAGAAACCAGTTCATTGTACTTCAAAATCCAGAAACTAAAAAATATACGGTTAAAGGAAACAGAAAAGCACAGGAACTTAAGGCCGTTGCCTATATAAACCCTGTTAAGAGACTTTCTTACCTTAATGTAAGTAAGCTTCCACATTTACCAAAAGACCAATGCTACCAAATGTGGACCGAGGTTAACGGTGAAATGTTAAACCTTGGAATTATCAAAGAGGCCAACAGTCAAGAAAAATTATTGGCACTACCTTACGCAGAAGATGCTGTAAGTTATATTACTATTGAGCCTAAGGGAGGAAACAAAAGCCCGTCCGTAGAAAATATAGTAGCGAATATAGCATTCTAA
- a CDS encoding RNA polymerase sigma factor, with protein sequence MSTLLEKHIVELLQERDEKAISLLYEHYGDTLLGVANKVVRNEELAQDVLQESFIKIWKKSDSYDSSKAKLFTWLFRITRNTAIDKLRSVNTKSDKEIQIDVSDVYNLGVNSIRPEFMDVRENLEKIETKYQIVLDALFFEGMTQQEASDELNIPLGTIKSRLKIGLRELKKIYGPTMLLLLSINLIS encoded by the coding sequence ATGAGTACACTACTGGAAAAACATATTGTAGAACTACTTCAGGAAAGAGATGAAAAAGCCATTTCACTCTTGTATGAGCATTATGGCGACACGCTTTTGGGGGTGGCCAACAAAGTAGTTCGAAATGAGGAATTGGCACAGGATGTATTACAGGAAAGTTTTATCAAAATTTGGAAAAAATCTGATTCGTACGACTCGTCTAAAGCAAAACTTTTTACATGGTTATTTCGTATAACACGCAATACTGCAATAGATAAATTAAGAAGTGTTAATACAAAAAGCGATAAGGAAATCCAAATCGATGTTTCTGACGTATATAATTTAGGCGTCAACAGCATAAGACCAGAGTTTATGGACGTCCGTGAAAATTTAGAGAAAATAGAGACCAAATACCAAATTGTGTTGGATGCCTTGTTTTTTGAGGGGATGACACAACAGGAAGCGAGCGATGAGCTTAATATTCCGTTGGGAACTATCAAATCTAGATTAAAGATCGGACTTAGGGAACTCAAGAAAATTTATGGCCCAACAATGTTGTTGTTGTTATCAATAAACCTGATATCCTAA